Proteins co-encoded in one Xiphophorus hellerii strain 12219 chromosome 10, Xiphophorus_hellerii-4.1, whole genome shotgun sequence genomic window:
- the tnrc6ba gene encoding trinucleotide repeat-containing gene 6B protein isoform X2 has product MEDKKRKKEDKRKREASQKVAEQKNKVTDVTKPAAAQSPAAQSSSASPSPVPAAAPTPATSGPGSAAPPAPGGNNAKRLAVANGQPASNTGSSSAAGLGAAGNGGGAQANQQPSRYMPREVPPRFRCQQDHKVLLKRGQPPLSSMLLGGGGDGPNTNMAAASDSASSLALTSPSVAASTNNYANSMWGASSGSQAPSQGKEKVIVDGNDLEEWPSIAGSDGGNGGLPVTSISASGGQPSPTSSFSLPNECMQLPNSAAWGSTAPQGHLGGGAAGPLLQQPSSVSKAPAVPGCHDASGSLDGSSGIPGANFSPNANPSAWPALVQQDGPAAANNASSLGLGGGAAGSLGGHPSISVNQSSAHQHQLHQMQSRDRDVGGGKWDGESAGPNISGGEGIGGGMDHGVGGSRVGAGDPSHAPSWRGQPYPAAYSKTGASRTDGWEGGAAEGDKGTLGWGYPSAENGGQTSGASQGGWGLPVGADRGVSSSDWGGGSNPAAEEMGNCSSSGSSSGSSTAGNPPTASSSTAPAASKAWDNQKGDGEVGEWGDGTEGQGGRGGSSSSGGNSRSGSGPNSNRIRRQAPNTETALQTLLTRSDLDPRVLSNSGWGQTQIRQNTAWDVVEQSKASSKHPVALGGPRTLSTDSSGPGVSPSLVPSTGSSGEGWESSSNSSSSGASLSGRGPPTACTNMRNMSQSGSVAPGVGSGLTQGKAAGWGRGDNHEAKDWGGEEWRGNSRAEKGGGWGDVGQQEKGTEGWKDVGGNDEGSGWGSKPKVGSGKNWLEQESKSGGGWDEERRSGTHSGGDLGGGGWGNWDSSAPRRSWGAGGTGGGGGGGGGVDGVGGMAPKPHQGWSGGNKMHQMPNSQPGSMPGPPAQPQQSQPRNQNPQLQQALDQGAMQGGGGGRKMAAQTQNQSSGWNSGPIPAGGGSGPEPSGWEEPSPQSISRKSEIDDGTSAWGDPTHYNYKPVNLWDKNSGAASQQPHGPGQNQQQQPGPPVQQQPNRPTVALPEPSGWGGASPASPSVDNGTAAWGKTSDAPTGWGEAADAGGKPAGWGNAPSNPIRSGSKSMQDGWGQKESSVAASRHSSWEDEEDGGGMWNNAGSQGSGSSWGQGSNGGWGQSNPGKKTSSKAPLKAAGDSWMSPINRQFSNMGILNDEPGGLNMDLPPEKKLEAEKRGMAMNDYNGEMRKGGRGPSGGVLYRPGSKEPAPADAVSYYDKGGHSIFGGTGGMAQSRHQPGVPPINQSPGMRAQVPHQFLSAQVPGSMLKPMPPPSGTVGGVGGGVFPPQLSPQHIAMLSIYPPQIQLQLACQLLLQQQQPPQPMLQNQRKFSPNVRPQTDPQQLARIMAVLQQQQRQHQQISGLGAGSKFSPSHHGGSGPKLPGAEPLPHPGLAGSVADLQQKPFGPYSGFGSAVNLPGLDLGGSMVGGASAMKDPAAPQSRFKWMMEGSCSPDASSPENAFHKNVPVTPIKMPGASHYSQFDLLVGDGASDSWHRTPGNKMAAKPSSAPSWPPEFQPGVPWKGIDRVDPESDPYMTPGSMMGNAVSPGLNDSEHQLLQDNTDSTPPLNTLLPSPGAWPYSASDSLLNNAHNSAKYTDYKTSWPPEPIGHKSWKASRSSSQAQLARPPPGLAGQKLPSSSPWTGGAPRLAGRGWSSGSTNTGSTWSDGNGRESCWLVLSNLTPQIDGSTLRTICMQHGPLLTFHLGLTQGTALIRYGFKQEAAKAQSALHMCVLGNTTILAEFVSEEEVARYIAHSQAGGAGSEGAAAAGTGSNAGDRAGAAAVEGSAPSSTAAASSSSGWQSLDGGPSDPAGVAQATGLGIFTQWSSNGGGGAEASRPALWGGMGGYPGGSGGLWASPALEDRHQMGSPASLLPGDLLGGGADSI; this is encoded by the exons ATGGAAgacaagaaaaggaaaaaggaagacAAACGGAAAAGGGAAGCCTCTCAGAAG gttgcagagcaaaaaaacaaag TGACAGACGTGACCAAGCCGGCTGCTGCCCAGTCTCCCGCCGCCCAGAGCAGCTCCGCCTCCCCCAGCCCTGTGCCCGCTGCCGCTCCGACCCCGGCCACCTCGGGCCCCGGCAGCGCCGCCCCCCCGGCTCCGGGCGGCAACAATGCCAAGCGCCTGGCCGTGGCCAACGGACAGCCCGCCTCCAACACCGGCTCTTCCTCCGCCGCCGGCCTCGGCGCCGCTGGGAACGGCGGCGGAGCCCAGGCCAATCAGCAGCCATCGCGCTACATGCCGAGAGAAGTGCCGCCGCGATTTCGCTGCCAGCAGGACCATAAAGTGCTACTGAAGAGGGGGCAGCCGCCGCTGTCCTCCATGCTGCTGGGAGGAGGGGGGGATGGCCCCAACACAAACATGGCTGCTGCTTCAG ATTCTGCATCTTCATTGGCTCTCACCTCACCATCAGTTGCTGCTTCTACTAATAATTATGCAAATTCCATGTGGGGGGCAAGCTCAGGCAGCCAGGCCCCCTCTCAGGGCAAGGAGAAGGTCATTGTTGACGGCAACGACCTGGAGGAGTGGCCTAGTATTGCTGGCAGTGATGGAGGAAACGGCGGCTTGCCAGTGACGAGCATCAGTGCCTCTGGCGGCCAACCCTCACCCACTTCCTCGTTCTCTTTGCCCAATGAATGTATGCAGTTGCCTAACAGTGCGGCGTGGGGGTCAACTGCCCCCCAGGGTCATCTTGGAGGAGGTGCAGCTGggcctctgctgcagcagcccTCCTCTGTTTCCAAAGCCCCTGCTGTGCCCGGGTGCCACGACGCCAGTGGCTCCCTGGATGGTAGCAGTGGAATTCCAGGTGCCAACTTCAGTCCAAATGCCAACCCTTCAGCCTGGCCTGCTCTGGTGCAGCAGGACGGCCCCGCCGCTGCCAACAACGCCTCCTCCTTGGGGCTGGGGGGCGGGGCAGCCGGGAGTCTGGGGGGTCACCCATCTATATCTGTGAATCAGTCAAGCGCCCATCAGCACCAACTTCACCAAATGCAATCCAGAGACAGAGACGTTGGAGGGGGGAAGTGGGACGGTGAATCAGCGGGACCAAATATTTCAGGGGGGGAAGGGATTGGAGGAGGAATGGACCATGGTGTTGGGGGGAGCAGGGTAGGTGCAGGAGACCCGAGCCATGCCCCCTCCTGGAGAGGCCAACCTTACCCTGCAGCTTACTCCAAAACGGGTGCCTCAAGGACTGACGGATGGGAGGGAGGGGCAGCAGAAGGGGATAAAGGGACATTGGGGTGGGGGTACCCTAGTGCTGAAAATGGGGGTCAAACCTCCGGGGCATCTCAGGGAGGATGGGGGTTACCAGTGGGAGCGGATCGAGGGGTTTCCAGTAGCGACTGGGGTGGCGGGTCGAATCCTGCAGCTGAAGAAATGggaaactgcagcagcagcggcagcagcagcggcagcagcactGCAGGGAACCCCCCCACTGCGTCCTCATCCACCGCCCCCGCTGCTAGCAAAGCCTGGGACAATCAGAAAGGAGACGGGGAAGTTGGGGAATGGGGCGATGGCACCGAGGGGCAAGGAGGACGCGGAGGTTCTTCATCCAGCGGTGGAAACTCCCGAAGTGGAAGTGGGCCTAACAGCAACCGCATTCGTCGACAAGCGCCCAACACAGAAACTGCCTTACAGACCCTGCTCACCCGATCCGATCTGGATCCGCGGGTCCTGTCCAACTCTGGCTGGGGCCAGACGCAGATCCGCCAAAACACGGCCTGGGACGTCGTGGAACAAAGCAAAGCTTCATCAAAACACCCCGTCGCTCTGGGAGGACCCAGAACCCTCAGCACTGACTCATCAGGTCCGGGGGTCAGTCCCTCGTTGGTTCCCTCCACTGGGTCATCAGGTGAAGGCTGGgagagcagcagcaacagcagcagcagtggggCATCTCTGTCTGGGAGAGGCCCCCCAACCGCATGCACCAACATGAGGAACATGTCGCAATCTGGATCGGTGGCACCCGGTGTGGGGTCGGGGCTGACCCAGGGCAAGGCGGCGGGTTGGGGGAGAGGGGATAATCATGAAGCCAAGGACTGGGGGGGCGAGGAATGGAGGGGCAACAGTCGGGCAGAAAAGGGCGGAGGATGGGGGGACGTCGGACAGCAGGAGAAAGGAACGGAGGGCTGGAAGGACGTAGGGGGGAATGACGAAGGCAGCGGCTGGGGATCAAAACCCAAGGTTGGATCGGGTAAGAATTGGTTGGAGCAAGAATCAAAATCAGGTGGAGGTTGGGATGAAGAGAGGAGGAGCGGCACGCACTCAGGGGGAGATTTAGGTGGAGGTGGTTGGGGGAACTGGGACAGCAGCgccccccggaggagctggggGGCAGGAGGCACAGGGGGAGGGGGCGGAGGAGGCGGCGGGGTGGACGGCGTTGGAGGCATGGCGCCCAAACCTCACCAGGGTTGGAGTGGAGGAAATAAAATGCACCAGATGCCAAACAGCCAGCCGGGCTCCATGCCAGGCCCGCCGGCGCAACCGCAACAATCACAGCCCCGCAATCAGAACCCGCAGCTGCAGCAAGCACTGGACCAAGGGGCCATGCAAGGCGGCGGCGGCGGGAGGAAGATGGCCGCTCAGACGCAGAACCAAAGCTCAGGCTGGAACTCCGGACCAATCCCTGCCGGAGGCGGGAGTGGACCAGAACCGAGCGGCTGGGAGGAGCCATCCCCGCAGTCCATAAGCAGGAAGAGCGAGATCGATGACGGGACGTCGGCGTGGGGAGACCCAACCCATTACAACTACAAGCCAGTTAACCTGTGGGACAAGAACAGCGGCGCTGCTAGCCAGCAGCCGCACgggccgggtcagaaccagcagcagcaaccgGGACCTCCGGTCCAGCAGCAGCCCAACAGACCGACCGTGGCGCTCCCAG aACCTTCGGGCTGGGGCGGCGCGTCTCCAGCTAGTCCGTCGGTGGACAACGGTACGGCAGCCTGGGGGAAAACCAGCGACGCTCCCACTGGCTGGGGGGAAGCCGCCGACGCCGGAGGGAAGCCGGCAGGCTGGGGAAACGCTCCTTCAAACCCAATCAGATCTG GTTCGAAGTCTATGCAAGACGGCTGGGGACAGAAGGAGAGTTCGGTGGCGGCGTCACGCCACTCCAGCTGGGAGGACGAGGAGGACGGAGGAGGCATGTGGAACAACGCCGGCTCCCAGGGCAGCGGCTCCTCCTGGGGCCAGGGGAGCAATGGAGGCTGGGGGCAAAGCAACCCAGGGAAGAAGACCAGCAGCAAG GCTCCGCTGAAGGCTGCAGGAGATTCCTGGATGAGTCCCATCAACAGGCAGTTTTCCAACATGGGAATTCTG AACGACGAGCCCGGCGGGCTGAACATGGACCTGCCGCCGGAGAAGAAACTGGAGGCGGAGAAGAGAGGGATGGCGATGAACGACTACAACGGAGAGATgaggaaaggaggaagaggGCCGAGTGGAGGAGTGCTGTACCGCCCCGGGTCCAAAGAGCCGGCGCCGGCAGACGCAGTGTCTTACTATGATAAG GGCGGCCACAGTATCTTTGGCGGGACCGGAGGAATGGCCCAGTCACGGCATCAGCCCGGTGTCCCGCCCATAAATCAGTCCCCAGGGATGCGAGCACAAGTACCTCATCAGTTCCTGTCTGCCCAG GTGCCGGGCTCCATGCTGAAGCCGATGCCGCCTCCCAGCGGGACGGTGGGGGGCGTCGGGGGAGGCGTGTTCCCCCCACAGCTGTCTCCGCAGCACATCGCCATGCTCAGCATCTACCCTCCTCAGATCCAGCTGCAGCTG GCTTGTCAGCTcttactgcagcagcagcagccgccgcAGCCGATGCTGCAGAACCAGAGGAAGTTCTCACCAAACGTTCGTCCGCAGACCGACCCTCAGCAG CTGGCCCGCATCATGGccgtcctgcagcagcagcagaggcagcaCCAGCAGATCAGCGGCCTGGGGGCCGGCTCCAAGTTCTCCCCGTCCCACCACGGCGGGTCGGGTCCCAAACTCCCCGGCGCTGAACCGCTGCCCCATCCGGGCCTGGCCGGGTCCGTGGCGGACCTGCAGCAGAAACCCTTTGGACCGTACTCTG GCTTCGGTTCTGCTGTGAACCTGCCGGGTCTGGACCTGGGCGGCTCCATGGTGGGCGGCGCCAGCGCCATGAAGGACCCGGCGGCGCCGCAGTCCCGCTTCAAATGGATGATGGAGGGCAGCTGCTCTCCCGACGCGTCCTCACCGGAAAACGCTTTCCACAAAAACG TCCCAGTCACCCCCATCAAGATGCCAGGCGCCTCCCATTACTCCCAGTTTGACTTGCTGGTTGGAGACGGAGCGAGCGACAGCTGGCATCGCACCCCTGgcaacaagatggccgccaagCCCAGCAGCGCCCCCAGCTGGCCGCCCG AGTTCCAGCCCGGCGTGCCGTGGAAGGGAATCGACCGCGTCGACCCGGAGTCCGACCCGTACATGACGCCGGGGAGCATGATGGGAAACGCGGTCTCACCCGGCCTCAACGACTCGGAGCACCAGCTGCTACAAGACAATACTG ACTCCACCCCCCCCCTGAACACCTTGCTGCCTTCACCTGGTGCCTGGCCCTATAGTGCCTCAGACAGCCTTCTTAACAATGCACACAACTCAG CAAAGTACACGGACTATAAGACCAGCTGGCCACCAGAACCCATTGGACACAAGTCCTGGAAAGCTagccgcagcagcagccaggCCCAGCTGGCCCGGCCTCCGCCCGGCCTCGCTGGCCAGAAGCTGCCGTCGTCCTCCCCGTGGACCGGAGGAGCGCCGCGGCTCGCTGGGAGGGGCTGGAGCAGCGGCTCCACCAACACCG GTTCGACCTGGAGCGACGGGAACGGCCGGGAAAGCTGCTGGCTGGTGCTCAGTAACCTCACGCCGCAG ATCGACGGCTCCACCCTGAGAACCATCTGCATGCAGCACGGCCCCCTGCTGACCTTTCACCTCGGCCTGACCCAGGGCACCGCTCTGATCCGCTACGGCTTCAAGCAGGAGGCGGCCAAGGCCCAGAGCGCGCTCCACAT GTGCGTTCTGGGTAACACCACCATCTTGGCGGAGTTCGTCAGCGAGGAAGAGGTCGCTCGCTATATTGCACATTCCCAGGCCGGAGGGGCAGGGAGCGAAGGAGCCGCCGCCGCCGGGACCGGCAGCAACGCCGGCGACCGGGCTGGAGCCGCCGCCGTGGAAGGCTCCGCCccttccagcaccgccgccgcGTCTTCCAGCTCAGGGTGGCAGAGTCTGGACGGCGGCCCGTCGGACCCGGCTGGCGTCGCCCAGGCGACCGGCCTCGGAATCTTCACACAGTGGAGCAGCAATGGCGGCGGTGGGGCGGAGGCGTCCCGGCCGGCGCTGTGGGGCGGGATGGGGGGTTACCCCGGCGGCAGCGGCGGCCTCTGGGCGTCTCCGGCGCTGGAGGATCGCCACCAGATGGGAAGCCCCGCCTCCCTGTTGCCGGGCGACCTGCTGGGCGGCGGCGCCGACTCCATCTGA